A single genomic interval of Musa acuminata AAA Group cultivar baxijiao chromosome BXJ3-4, Cavendish_Baxijiao_AAA, whole genome shotgun sequence harbors:
- the LOC135636997 gene encoding pyridoxine/pyridoxamine 5'-phosphate oxidase 2-like isoform X1, producing MATAASWKPLLLRALDSNAHLKHSAFFQLATIGSNGRPSNRTVVFRGFQEDTNVIQINTDRRSAKIEEIKHCHFGEICWYFTESWEQFRINGKIDIIDGANSDACKLQQREKAWFASSLKSRLQYLAPAPRLPDISNGSGEENQLDPSEGPVEAFCLLLFDPEQVDYLNLKSNERFIFTSRSSEQGFKLWMSEKVNP from the exons ATGGCGACGGCAGCGTCATGGAAGCCCCTCCTCCTCAGAGCCTTGGACTCCAACGCCCACCTCAAGCACTCTGCCTTCTTCCAACTC GCGACGATCGGCTCCAACGGAAGACCTTCCAATCGGACGGTCGTCTTCAG AGGGTTTCAGGAGGATACCAATGTGATTCAGATAAACACCGATCGTCGCAGCGCCAAG ATCGAGGAGATTAAGCATTGCCATTTTGGAGAG ATATGTTGGTACTTCACTGAATCGTGGGAACAGTTTAGAATAAATGGAAAAATTGACATTATCGACGGAGCAAATTCAGATGCTTGCAAGCTGCAG CAGAGGGAAAAAGCTTGGTTTGCTAGTTCTCTCAAGTCACGGCTACAGTACTTAGCACCTGCCCCTCGTCTTCCAGATATTAGCAATGGCTCTGGCGAAGAGAATCAACTTGACCCATCTGAGGGCCCTGTTGAAGCATTTTGCCTTTTGCTCTTTGATCCAGAACAG GTTGATTACTTAAATCTGAAAAGCAATGAACGATTCATCTTCACATCCAGATCAAGTGAGCAAGGATTCAAATTGTGGATGTCTGAGAAAGTCAACCCATGA
- the LOC135636997 gene encoding pyridoxine/pyridoxamine 5'-phosphate oxidase 2-like isoform X5, translating to MATAASWKPLLLRALDSNAHLKHSAFFQLATIGSNGRPSNRTVVFRGFQEDTNVIQINTDRRSAKIEEIKHCHFGEQREKAWFASSLKSRLQYLAPAPRLPDISNGSGEENQLDPSEGPVEAFCLLLFDPEQVDYLNLKSNERFIFTSRSSEQGFKLWMSEKVNP from the exons ATGGCGACGGCAGCGTCATGGAAGCCCCTCCTCCTCAGAGCCTTGGACTCCAACGCCCACCTCAAGCACTCTGCCTTCTTCCAACTC GCGACGATCGGCTCCAACGGAAGACCTTCCAATCGGACGGTCGTCTTCAG AGGGTTTCAGGAGGATACCAATGTGATTCAGATAAACACCGATCGTCGCAGCGCCAAG ATCGAGGAGATTAAGCATTGCCATTTTGGAGAG CAGAGGGAAAAAGCTTGGTTTGCTAGTTCTCTCAAGTCACGGCTACAGTACTTAGCACCTGCCCCTCGTCTTCCAGATATTAGCAATGGCTCTGGCGAAGAGAATCAACTTGACCCATCTGAGGGCCCTGTTGAAGCATTTTGCCTTTTGCTCTTTGATCCAGAACAG GTTGATTACTTAAATCTGAAAAGCAATGAACGATTCATCTTCACATCCAGATCAAGTGAGCAAGGATTCAAATTGTGGATGTCTGAGAAAGTCAACCCATGA
- the LOC135636997 gene encoding pyridoxine/pyridoxamine 5'-phosphate oxidase 2-like isoform X3: protein MATAASWKPLLLRALDSNAHLKHSAFFQLATIGSNGRPSNRTVVFRGFQEDTNVIQINTDRRSAKICWYFTESWEQFRINGKIDIIDGANSDACKLQQREKAWFASSLKSRLQYLAPAPRLPDISNGSGEENQLDPSEGPVEAFCLLLFDPEQVDYLNLKSNERFIFTSRSSEQGFKLWMSEKVNP, encoded by the exons ATGGCGACGGCAGCGTCATGGAAGCCCCTCCTCCTCAGAGCCTTGGACTCCAACGCCCACCTCAAGCACTCTGCCTTCTTCCAACTC GCGACGATCGGCTCCAACGGAAGACCTTCCAATCGGACGGTCGTCTTCAG AGGGTTTCAGGAGGATACCAATGTGATTCAGATAAACACCGATCGTCGCAGCGCCAAG ATATGTTGGTACTTCACTGAATCGTGGGAACAGTTTAGAATAAATGGAAAAATTGACATTATCGACGGAGCAAATTCAGATGCTTGCAAGCTGCAG CAGAGGGAAAAAGCTTGGTTTGCTAGTTCTCTCAAGTCACGGCTACAGTACTTAGCACCTGCCCCTCGTCTTCCAGATATTAGCAATGGCTCTGGCGAAGAGAATCAACTTGACCCATCTGAGGGCCCTGTTGAAGCATTTTGCCTTTTGCTCTTTGATCCAGAACAG GTTGATTACTTAAATCTGAAAAGCAATGAACGATTCATCTTCACATCCAGATCAAGTGAGCAAGGATTCAAATTGTGGATGTCTGAGAAAGTCAACCCATGA
- the LOC135636997 gene encoding pyridoxine/pyridoxamine 5'-phosphate oxidase 2-like isoform X4, giving the protein MATAASWKPLLLRALDSNAHLKHSAFFQLATIGSNGRPSNRTVVFRGFQEDTNVIQINTDRRSAKICWYFTESWEQFRINGKIDIIDGANSDACKLQREKAWFASSLKSRLQYLAPAPRLPDISNGSGEENQLDPSEGPVEAFCLLLFDPEQVDYLNLKSNERFIFTSRSSEQGFKLWMSEKVNP; this is encoded by the exons ATGGCGACGGCAGCGTCATGGAAGCCCCTCCTCCTCAGAGCCTTGGACTCCAACGCCCACCTCAAGCACTCTGCCTTCTTCCAACTC GCGACGATCGGCTCCAACGGAAGACCTTCCAATCGGACGGTCGTCTTCAG AGGGTTTCAGGAGGATACCAATGTGATTCAGATAAACACCGATCGTCGCAGCGCCAAG ATATGTTGGTACTTCACTGAATCGTGGGAACAGTTTAGAATAAATGGAAAAATTGACATTATCGACGGAGCAAATTCAGATGCTTGCAAGCTGCAG AGGGAAAAAGCTTGGTTTGCTAGTTCTCTCAAGTCACGGCTACAGTACTTAGCACCTGCCCCTCGTCTTCCAGATATTAGCAATGGCTCTGGCGAAGAGAATCAACTTGACCCATCTGAGGGCCCTGTTGAAGCATTTTGCCTTTTGCTCTTTGATCCAGAACAG GTTGATTACTTAAATCTGAAAAGCAATGAACGATTCATCTTCACATCCAGATCAAGTGAGCAAGGATTCAAATTGTGGATGTCTGAGAAAGTCAACCCATGA
- the LOC135636997 gene encoding pyridoxine/pyridoxamine 5'-phosphate oxidase 2-like isoform X2 has product MATAASWKPLLLRALDSNAHLKHSAFFQLATIGSNGRPSNRTVVFRGFQEDTNVIQINTDRRSAKIEEIKHCHFGEICWYFTESWEQFRINGKIDIIDGANSDACKLQREKAWFASSLKSRLQYLAPAPRLPDISNGSGEENQLDPSEGPVEAFCLLLFDPEQVDYLNLKSNERFIFTSRSSEQGFKLWMSEKVNP; this is encoded by the exons ATGGCGACGGCAGCGTCATGGAAGCCCCTCCTCCTCAGAGCCTTGGACTCCAACGCCCACCTCAAGCACTCTGCCTTCTTCCAACTC GCGACGATCGGCTCCAACGGAAGACCTTCCAATCGGACGGTCGTCTTCAG AGGGTTTCAGGAGGATACCAATGTGATTCAGATAAACACCGATCGTCGCAGCGCCAAG ATCGAGGAGATTAAGCATTGCCATTTTGGAGAG ATATGTTGGTACTTCACTGAATCGTGGGAACAGTTTAGAATAAATGGAAAAATTGACATTATCGACGGAGCAAATTCAGATGCTTGCAAGCTGCAG AGGGAAAAAGCTTGGTTTGCTAGTTCTCTCAAGTCACGGCTACAGTACTTAGCACCTGCCCCTCGTCTTCCAGATATTAGCAATGGCTCTGGCGAAGAGAATCAACTTGACCCATCTGAGGGCCCTGTTGAAGCATTTTGCCTTTTGCTCTTTGATCCAGAACAG GTTGATTACTTAAATCTGAAAAGCAATGAACGATTCATCTTCACATCCAGATCAAGTGAGCAAGGATTCAAATTGTGGATGTCTGAGAAAGTCAACCCATGA